GCGTCGCTGAGCTCGTTGCGATCGTAACGCAGCAGAAAGCTCAATTGACCGAGACGCAGGCGGAGTTGGCCCGATCGCGGGCGCTCATCGAGCAACAACAAGCGACCATCACCGCCTATCAAGAACAACTGGAGCGTCAGAATGAGCAGTTTGCGCTGCTCAAACGAGCCCTGTTCTCTTCACGCCGCGAGCGCTACTTGCCATCGCCCGATCAACGACGGCTCTTCCCGTCGGAGCCGCTTTCGGCGCCGTCCGGCGAAGACGACGCAGCAACCGATCCGAGCCCCGAAGAACCTCGGTCAGCGCGGCGGCGCCCCCAGGGGCGCGGCCGGAAGTTCGTGTTTCCCGAAGGTCTGCCGCAACGGCGCATCGAATATCCCCTGCCGCCCGAACAACAAGCCTGCTCCTGTTGCCGCACGCAGCGGGTCGTGATTAACCAGCAAGTGACGCGGCAGTTGGAGTTGGAGCCGGCGCAAGCTTACATCGTCGAGTACGTGCGGTTCACCTATGCCTGCCCTCGCTGCCGCACGGGCGAACAGATGCAGACGACGGCCAAGCCGCCCTTGCCGATCGAAAAAAGTCCTTTTGGCCCAAGCGTGTTGGCCACGATCGTTGTGGACAAGTACGCCCGGCATCTGCCCCTTTATCGCGAGCAGGAACGCTTGCTGGGGCCGCTGCGAATCTGGCTCTCGCGATCTCTGCTGTGCCGGCTGGTCCGGGGGACGGCCGAAGCGTTGCGGCCGTTGGCGGCGCGGCTGCTGGAGTTGATTTTGAGCGGCTTCGCGCTGCAAGCCGACGAAACGAAGGTCCGTTATCTGGACGGCGTCAGCGACAAGGCGCTGTTGGGTTACTTCTGGGGCTTCGCTGGCGATTGCGAACATCGCTACGT
This genomic interval from Polyangia bacterium contains the following:
- a CDS encoding IS66 family transposase, with protein sequence VAELVAIVTQQKAQLTETQAELARSRALIEQQQATITAYQEQLERQNEQFALLKRALFSSRRERYLPSPDQRRLFPSEPLSAPSGEDDAATDPSPEEPRSARRRPQGRGRKFVFPEGLPQRRIEYPLPPEQQACSCCRTQRVVINQQVTRQLELEPAQAYIVEYVRFTYACPRCRTGEQMQTTAKPPLPIEKSPFGPSVLATIVVDKYARHLPLYREQERLLGPLRIWLSRSLLCRLVRGTAEALRPLAARLLELILSGFALQADETKVRYLDGVSDKALLGYFWGFAGDCEHRYVAYDFRTSRGRDGPREILSRYQGYLQSDGYVVYESLAREGAARLTHVGCWAHARRKFEEALYTTSHSLLHEALAAIAKGGSLR